One genomic region from Cellulomonas fengjieae encodes:
- a CDS encoding lysoplasmalogenase, protein MAACVWAVVFVALVGVHLVALLAGADDLATVSQWTLMPALAAVVATATRWPRGRVVTWTLVALGFSWLGDLLPSLVGEDTSFLVMVGCFLFAQLAYVVAFAPAARRSVLHTRRVLLIPYAVVLVGLIALCAPGAEALLVPVAVYGGVLVAMAVLATGLGRMAAVGGAVFLVSDSLIALEAFVPWWDLAGQDFWVMLTYTVGQGLLAAAVVRGNLTERRTPTPVRTNTQRPPVPDNVVAFV, encoded by the coding sequence GTGGCTGCGTGCGTCTGGGCTGTCGTGTTCGTGGCACTGGTGGGCGTCCATCTGGTGGCGTTGCTGGCGGGGGCCGACGACCTCGCGACCGTGAGCCAGTGGACGCTGATGCCGGCGCTCGCCGCGGTCGTGGCGACCGCGACCCGGTGGCCCCGCGGTCGGGTCGTGACGTGGACGCTCGTCGCCCTCGGGTTCTCCTGGCTCGGAGACCTGCTGCCCTCGCTCGTCGGCGAGGACACGTCGTTCCTCGTCATGGTCGGGTGCTTCCTGTTCGCGCAGCTGGCGTACGTCGTCGCGTTCGCGCCCGCGGCGCGCCGGTCCGTACTGCACACCCGTCGCGTGCTGCTGATCCCGTACGCGGTCGTCCTCGTGGGGCTGATCGCGCTGTGCGCGCCGGGCGCGGAGGCCCTGCTGGTGCCGGTCGCGGTCTACGGCGGCGTGCTGGTCGCCATGGCGGTGCTCGCCACCGGTCTCGGACGCATGGCGGCCGTCGGCGGCGCGGTGTTCCTGGTCAGCGACTCGCTGATCGCGCTCGAGGCGTTCGTGCCCTGGTGGGACCTCGCCGGCCAGGACTTCTGGGTGATGCTCACCTACACGGTCGGCCAGGGGCTGCTCGCCGCGGCCGTGGTGCGCGGCAACCTCACCGAGCGCCGGACACCGACGCCGGTCCGCACGAACACGCAGCGCCCGCCGGTCCCCGACAACGTCGTCGCGTTCGTCTGA
- a CDS encoding RNA polymerase sigma factor produces MSSQTPHPALPREFEHPALQDLVVRGRTHGSVGAEELRAACEQADVQDAKRLRAVVRGLSTAGIGVREPAVPARAVAATSAKARPSAKAVVAGEGAAAAKPATRTKAAPKTAAAKPATKAAAKAAGAKTAPVGDEVEVVDGDEPDIEAIEEVVVEAVDVVEVVEDATESDDEDSEDGEKKPAAKEEESEDSGFVYSDADDDDAPAQQVVTAGATADPVKDYLKQIGKVALLNAEQEVDLAKRIEAGLFAEERLNAGITMEPKIKRELEWIANDGRRAKNHLLEANLRLVVSLAKRYTGRGMLFLDLIQEGNLGLIRAVEKFDYTKGYKFSTYATWWIRQAITRAMADQARTIRIPVHMVEVINKLARVQRQMLQDLGREPTPEELAKELDMTPEKVVEVQKYGREPISLHTPLGEDGDSEFGDLIEDSEAVVPADAVSFTLLQEQLHQVLDTLSEREAGVVSMRFGLTDGQPKTLDEIGKVYGVTRERIRQIESKTMSKLRHPSRSQVLRDYLD; encoded by the coding sequence GTGTCGTCCCAGACCCCGCATCCCGCTCTTCCGCGTGAGTTCGAGCACCCCGCCCTCCAGGACCTTGTCGTGCGCGGTCGCACCCACGGCTCCGTCGGCGCCGAGGAGCTGCGTGCCGCGTGCGAGCAGGCGGACGTCCAGGACGCCAAGCGTCTGCGCGCTGTCGTCCGCGGCCTGTCCACCGCCGGCATCGGCGTCCGTGAGCCCGCGGTCCCCGCCCGCGCCGTCGCCGCGACGAGCGCCAAGGCTCGCCCGTCGGCCAAGGCCGTCGTCGCAGGCGAGGGCGCTGCCGCTGCCAAGCCGGCCACCCGCACGAAGGCGGCCCCCAAGACCGCCGCGGCCAAGCCCGCGACCAAGGCAGCCGCGAAGGCTGCCGGTGCCAAGACCGCCCCCGTCGGGGACGAGGTCGAGGTTGTCGACGGGGACGAGCCGGACATCGAGGCGATCGAGGAGGTCGTCGTCGAGGCGGTCGACGTCGTCGAGGTCGTCGAGGACGCCACCGAGTCGGACGACGAGGACTCCGAGGACGGCGAGAAGAAGCCCGCCGCCAAGGAGGAGGAGAGCGAGGACAGCGGCTTCGTCTACTCCGACGCGGACGACGACGACGCCCCGGCCCAGCAGGTCGTCACGGCCGGCGCGACGGCCGACCCGGTCAAGGACTACCTGAAGCAGATCGGCAAGGTCGCGCTGCTGAACGCCGAGCAGGAGGTCGACCTTGCCAAGCGCATCGAGGCGGGCCTGTTCGCCGAGGAGCGGCTGAACGCGGGCATCACGATGGAGCCCAAGATCAAGCGCGAGCTCGAGTGGATCGCGAACGACGGCCGTCGGGCCAAGAACCACCTGCTCGAGGCCAACCTGCGCCTCGTCGTCTCCCTGGCCAAGCGCTACACCGGTCGCGGCATGCTGTTCCTGGACCTGATCCAGGAGGGCAACCTCGGTCTGATCCGCGCGGTCGAGAAGTTCGACTACACCAAGGGCTACAAGTTCTCGACGTACGCCACGTGGTGGATCCGTCAGGCGATCACGCGCGCCATGGCCGACCAGGCCCGCACCATCCGCATCCCGGTGCACATGGTCGAGGTCATCAACAAGCTGGCCCGCGTCCAGCGGCAGATGCTCCAGGACCTGGGCCGCGAGCCCACGCCCGAGGAGCTCGCCAAGGAGCTCGACATGACCCCCGAGAAGGTCGTCGAGGTCCAGAAGTACGGTCGCGAGCCCATCTCGCTGCACACGCCGCTCGGTGAGGACGGTGACAGCGAGTTCGGTGACCTCATCGAGGACTCCGAGGCCGTCGTCCCCGCGGACGCCGTGAGCTTCACGCTCCTCCAGGAGCAGCTGCACCAGGTGCTCGACACGCTGTCGGAGCGCGAGGCCGGCGTGGTGTCCATGCGGTTCGGCCTCACGGACGGCCAGCCGAAGACGCTCGACGAGATCGGCAAGGTCTACGGCGTGACCCGCGAGCGGATCCGCCAGATCGAGTCGAAGACGATGTCGAAGCTGCGTCACCCGTCGCGGTCGCAGGTGCTGCGCGACTACCTCGACTGA
- a CDS encoding DNA gyrase/topoisomerase IV subunit A, whose amino-acid sequence MARRPATPDLPPEDLVERIVDIDVATEMEGSFLEYAYSVIYSRALPDARDGLKPVQRRILFQMSDMGLRPDRPYVKSARVVGEVMGKLHPHGDTAIYDAMVRLAQPFSLRLPLVDGHGNFGSLDDGPAAPRYTEARMAPAALAMTTGLDEDVVDFVPNYDNKLTQPDVLPAAIPNLLVNGASGIAVGMATNMAPHNLVEVIAAARHLVLHPDATLDDLLRFVPGPDLPSGGKIVGLEGVREAYRTGRGAFRTRATARIENVTAKRKGIVITELPYTVGPEKVIEKIKEGVQSKKLSGISDAVDLTDRAHGLRLVIEIKTGFHPEAVLEQLYRYTPLEDSFSINNVALVDGQPRTLGLRELLVVWVEHRLVVVRRRSQHRLAKRLERLHLVEGLLVAILDIDEVIQVIRTSDDADTARARLRTVFDLSEPQAEYILELRLRRLTRFSRIELEKEQQQLLAEIAELQAILADESRLRGLVSDEMAEVAATYGTPRRTILLESAGGTSITGAPAARGAAAPLEIADTPCWVLLSGTGLLARTASDDLPARVPGARRAKHDVVTAAVPATVRAEIGVVTSQGRIVRVSVLDLPGLPPTDGAPSLSGGVPLGEVVTLLPRERVVGLTSLSADAPTLALATAQGTVKRVTSGDIPGNRDAWEAISLKDGDEVVGAVAVRDTDELVLLSSDASLLHFPASAVRPQGRAAGGMAGIKVAPGQRVVAFGAVAADAVADAVVVTVAGASDALPGTQTGSAKVTPFELYPGKGRATGGVRAHRFLRGEDTVLLGWVGAAPAWATGSAGQPVDLPPVDQRRDGSGAPLLAPVHALG is encoded by the coding sequence ATGGCGCGTCGCCCCGCGACCCCCGATCTCCCGCCCGAGGACCTCGTCGAGCGCATCGTCGACATCGACGTCGCGACCGAGATGGAGGGCTCGTTCCTCGAGTACGCCTACTCGGTCATCTACTCGCGCGCCCTGCCCGACGCCCGCGACGGGCTCAAGCCCGTGCAGCGCCGCATCCTCTTCCAGATGTCCGACATGGGCCTGCGCCCGGACCGGCCGTACGTGAAGTCCGCCCGGGTGGTCGGCGAGGTGATGGGCAAGCTGCACCCGCACGGCGACACCGCCATCTACGACGCCATGGTGCGGCTGGCGCAGCCGTTCTCGCTGCGCCTGCCCCTGGTCGACGGCCACGGAAACTTCGGGTCGCTCGACGACGGACCCGCCGCGCCGCGCTACACCGAGGCGCGCATGGCGCCGGCGGCGCTGGCGATGACCACGGGCCTCGACGAGGACGTCGTCGACTTCGTGCCGAACTACGACAACAAGCTGACGCAGCCCGACGTCCTGCCGGCCGCGATCCCGAACCTGCTGGTCAACGGCGCCAGCGGCATCGCCGTCGGCATGGCCACCAACATGGCGCCGCACAACCTGGTCGAGGTGATCGCCGCCGCGCGCCACCTGGTCCTGCACCCCGACGCCACGCTGGACGACCTGCTGCGCTTCGTGCCCGGCCCCGACCTGCCGTCGGGCGGCAAGATCGTCGGGCTGGAGGGCGTCCGCGAGGCGTACCGCACCGGTCGGGGGGCGTTCCGCACCCGCGCCACGGCGCGGATCGAAAACGTCACGGCCAAGCGCAAGGGCATCGTCATCACCGAGCTGCCCTACACGGTGGGCCCGGAGAAGGTCATCGAGAAGATCAAGGAGGGAGTCCAGAGCAAGAAGCTCTCGGGCATCTCCGACGCCGTCGACCTGACCGACCGCGCGCACGGCCTACGGCTCGTCATCGAGATCAAGACGGGGTTCCACCCGGAGGCCGTGCTCGAGCAGCTCTACCGGTACACGCCGCTCGAGGACTCGTTCTCGATCAACAACGTCGCGCTGGTCGACGGACAGCCGCGCACCCTGGGCCTGCGCGAGCTGCTGGTGGTGTGGGTCGAGCACCGCCTCGTCGTGGTCCGCCGCCGCTCGCAGCACCGCCTGGCCAAGCGCCTCGAGCGACTGCACCTGGTCGAGGGCCTGCTGGTCGCGATCCTGGACATCGACGAGGTCATCCAGGTCATCCGCACGTCCGACGACGCGGACACCGCGCGGGCCCGGCTGCGCACCGTCTTCGACCTGTCCGAGCCGCAGGCCGAGTACATCCTCGAGCTGCGACTGCGGCGCCTGACCCGCTTCTCCCGGATCGAGCTGGAGAAGGAGCAGCAGCAGCTGCTCGCGGAGATCGCCGAGCTGCAGGCGATCCTGGCCGACGAGAGCCGCCTGCGCGGGCTGGTGTCGGACGAGATGGCCGAGGTCGCCGCGACGTACGGGACGCCACGGCGGACGATCCTGCTCGAGTCGGCGGGCGGCACGTCGATCACGGGCGCTCCCGCGGCGCGCGGCGCAGCGGCGCCGCTCGAGATCGCGGACACGCCGTGCTGGGTCCTGCTCTCGGGCACCGGGCTCCTGGCTCGCACCGCGTCCGACGACCTGCCGGCACGCGTCCCGGGCGCACGGCGGGCCAAGCACGACGTCGTGACCGCCGCGGTCCCGGCCACCGTCCGAGCCGAGATCGGCGTCGTGACCTCGCAGGGGCGGATCGTGCGCGTCTCCGTGCTCGACCTGCCGGGTCTGCCGCCCACCGACGGCGCGCCCTCCCTGTCGGGCGGGGTGCCGCTCGGTGAGGTGGTCACGCTGCTGCCGCGCGAGCGGGTGGTCGGCCTGACGTCGCTGTCCGCCGACGCGCCGACGCTCGCCCTGGCCACCGCGCAGGGCACGGTGAAGCGGGTGACGTCCGGCGACATCCCGGGCAACCGGGACGCGTGGGAGGCGATCTCGCTGAAGGACGGCGACGAGGTGGTCGGTGCGGTCGCCGTGCGCGACACCGACGAGCTGGTCCTGCTGTCCTCCGACGCGTCGCTGCTGCACTTCCCGGCGTCCGCCGTGCGTCCGCAGGGACGCGCCGCGGGCGGCATGGCGGGCATCAAGGTCGCCCCCGGCCAGCGCGTGGTCGCGTTCGGCGCCGTCGCCGCGGACGCCGTGGCCGATGCGGTCGTCGTGACCGTCGCGGGTGCGTCGGACGCGCTGCCCGGGACCCAGACCGGCTCCGCGAAGGTCACGCCGTTCGAGCTCTACCCCGGCAAGGGCCGGGCGACGGGTGGCGTGCGCGCGCACCGGTTCCTGCGCGGCGAGGACACCGTGCTGCTGGGCTGGGTCGGCGCCGCGCCGGCGTGGGCGACGGGGTCGGCCGGGCAGCCGGTCGACCTGCCGCCCGTCGACCAGCGCCGGGACGGGTCCGGCGCGCCGCTGCTGGCGCCGGTGCACGCCCTGGGGTGA
- a CDS encoding SRPBCC domain-containing protein, with product MPPREVVTAPPVRQATTVRADVTRTFDVFVREIGLWWPVEPFSTGRDRARDVSVEPRLGGSVVETWDDGTVRPWGRLVAWDPPRGFTMSWLLTPEPTEVELRFQALGPALTRVSVEHRGWERMTEEQLGGACALPEGYRGGSYLRGWGIILGRLAVRVDEGAP from the coding sequence GTGCCACCGCGTGAGGTCGTGACGGCGCCGCCGGTCCGCCAGGCGACCACCGTCCGGGCCGACGTCACCCGCACGTTCGACGTGTTCGTCCGGGAGATCGGCCTCTGGTGGCCGGTCGAGCCCTTCTCGACCGGGAGAGACCGCGCGCGCGACGTGTCCGTCGAGCCGCGACTGGGCGGCAGCGTCGTCGAGACATGGGACGACGGGACGGTGCGCCCCTGGGGCCGGCTCGTGGCGTGGGACCCGCCGCGCGGCTTCACCATGTCATGGCTGCTCACGCCGGAGCCCACGGAGGTGGAGCTGCGCTTCCAGGCGCTGGGCCCCGCGCTGACCCGGGTGTCGGTCGAGCATCGCGGCTGGGAGCGGATGACCGAGGAGCAGCTGGGCGGTGCGTGCGCGCTGCCCGAAGGCTATCGGGGCGGCTCGTACCTGCGGGGGTGGGGGATCATCCTCGGCCGGCTGGCTGTACGCGTCGACGAGGGTGCGCCGTGA
- a CDS encoding DUF4192 domain-containing protein codes for MQTTTLRVSEPREILALVPHRLGFRPRDSAVAVSLRPPRGEVGVVMRVDLPHLADPVDGPLLARTLVAHLGRDAARRGVLVLYTDRDPRGEHGPAQRAAEHVAEAAAEALGEILVWVVTPEGYLALDCTDDCCPPGGRPLRDLDSTQVGATLVLAGSAVADSREDIARIPAQNAEVRRSVARVRRRWESRRDQAVVTSVTAATRWREDSLLAWRAGVRLVESGGPGSGGAPWGRIEAGLADRRVRDGVLVALVPGTGDLPERCVRSVQPTAELDAAVGAAMGLILDPRVGVVPPERATSVHEQVLEAVVARGRTGEQAPALTLLALLAWWRGDGARARVLLDGALDADAEHRLAELLDDVLRAAIPPGWVRHGD; via the coding sequence ATGCAGACCACGACGCTCCGCGTGAGCGAACCTCGGGAGATCCTCGCGCTCGTCCCGCACCGCCTCGGGTTCCGGCCGAGGGACAGTGCCGTCGCCGTCAGCCTGCGCCCGCCCCGAGGGGAGGTCGGCGTCGTCATGCGCGTGGACCTGCCGCACCTCGCGGACCCGGTCGACGGGCCGTTGCTCGCACGGACGCTCGTCGCGCATCTCGGTCGCGACGCGGCCCGCCGCGGGGTCCTCGTGCTCTACACCGACCGGGACCCCCGCGGCGAGCACGGCCCGGCACAGCGGGCCGCCGAGCACGTCGCCGAGGCCGCCGCGGAGGCGCTGGGGGAGATCCTCGTCTGGGTGGTCACCCCGGAGGGCTACCTGGCGCTCGACTGCACGGACGACTGCTGCCCGCCGGGTGGTCGACCGCTGCGGGACCTGGACTCGACGCAGGTGGGCGCCACGCTCGTGCTGGCCGGCTCGGCGGTGGCCGACTCGCGGGAGGACATCGCCCGGATCCCTGCGCAGAACGCGGAGGTACGGCGATCCGTGGCGCGCGTCCGGCGGCGCTGGGAGAGCAGACGGGACCAGGCCGTGGTGACGAGCGTGACCGCCGCGACGCGGTGGCGGGAGGACTCGCTGCTCGCCTGGCGTGCGGGCGTCCGGCTCGTCGAGTCCGGCGGTCCGGGGTCCGGGGGAGCACCGTGGGGGCGGATCGAGGCAGGGCTGGCCGACCGCCGCGTCCGGGACGGCGTGCTCGTCGCGCTCGTCCCCGGGACGGGCGACCTGCCGGAGCGCTGCGTGCGGAGCGTCCAGCCGACCGCGGAGCTCGACGCCGCCGTCGGTGCGGCGATGGGCCTGATCCTGGACCCCCGGGTTGGCGTGGTCCCGCCGGAACGCGCGACGTCCGTGCACGAGCAGGTCCTCGAGGCAGTGGTCGCCCGCGGGAGGACGGGGGAGCAGGCTCCCGCGCTGACGCTGCTCGCGCTGCTGGCGTGGTGGCGCGGTGACGGCGCACGGGCGCGCGTGCTGCTCGACGGCGCGCTCGACGCCGACGCCGAGCACCGGCTCGCGGAGCTGCTCGACGACGTCCTGCGCGCGGCGATACCGCCCGGATGGGTCAGGCACGGCGACTGA
- a CDS encoding DUF7455 domain-containing protein, which yields MTHPLTAADRCDRCGAQAYVRVVLSVGELLFCAHHAREHAPKFAEMATHVQDETDRLLAEHGAGAGAAS from the coding sequence ATGACGCATCCATTGACCGCGGCCGACCGCTGCGACCGCTGCGGCGCACAGGCCTATGTCCGAGTTGTTCTCTCGGTGGGAGAGCTCCTCTTCTGCGCGCACCACGCGCGCGAGCACGCCCCGAAGTTCGCCGAGATGGCAACCCACGTGCAGGACGAGACCGACCGCCTGCTGGCTGAGCACGGAGCCGGAGCCGGCGCCGCGAGCTGA
- a CDS encoding universal stress protein, giving the protein MGIVVGYLATPEGRAALGAAIEEARQRDTRVVVVVSERPDAPEEQRNAIEAELDRVRAQLSSADVDHEVRLLTGGDVADDLIATAEEIGAQLVVLGLRRRSPVGKLILGANAQRVLFDAPCPVLTVKPDL; this is encoded by the coding sequence ATGGGCATCGTGGTCGGCTATCTGGCCACTCCGGAAGGTCGGGCGGCCCTCGGGGCGGCGATCGAGGAGGCACGCCAGCGCGATACGCGCGTCGTGGTCGTGGTGAGCGAGCGCCCGGACGCTCCGGAGGAACAGCGCAACGCCATCGAGGCGGAGCTCGACCGGGTCCGGGCGCAGCTGTCGTCGGCCGACGTCGACCACGAGGTGAGGCTGCTCACGGGCGGCGACGTGGCCGACGACCTCATCGCGACCGCGGAGGAGATCGGCGCCCAGCTGGTGGTCCTCGGGCTGCGCCGGCGGAGCCCGGTCGGCAAGCTGATCCTCGGGGCCAACGCCCAGCGCGTGCTGTTCGACGCCCCGTGCCCCGTGCTCACCGTCAAGCCGGATCTCTGA
- a CDS encoding DNA gyrase/topoisomerase IV subunit B, with product MTTTSSQSGYTARHLSVLEGLEAVRKRPGMYIGTTDSRGLMHCLWEIIDNSVDEALGGHGDRIEIVLHADSSVEVRDNARGIPVDIEPKTGLTGVEVVFTKLHAGGKFGGGSYGASGGLHGVGASVVNALSARLDVEVDRGGRTHRMTFHRGEPGTFDDRGGIGPDNPFEPFVSGSELEVAGKVARARTGTRVRYWADPQIFPKTAVFAYDELVTRARQTSFLVPGLTLTVRDERGIPGTPGADGPHEETFLHSGGVVDFVDHLAPDTAVTETWHLTGSGAFTETVPVLDERGHMTAQEVARTCDVDIALRWGTGYETEVRSFVNIISTPKGGTHLAGFEAGLLRTMRKAVDANARRLKISARDTSERIEKEDVLAGMTAVVTVRLAEPQFEGQTKEVLGTGPVRAIVAKVIDKELGAIFVSPKRDHKAQSSLLLDKVVGEMRARLSARKQKEISRRKNALETSSLPAKLADCRSDDVERSELFIVEGDSALGTAKLARSSDFQALLPIRGKILNVQKASVTDMLKNAECAAIIQVVGAGSGRSFDLEAARYGKIVLMTDADVDGAHIRTLLLTLLFRYMRPLVEAGRVFAAVPPLHRIEVIGGGGRKNEYVYTYSEAELVATLKKLDRAGKRYKDDIQRYKGLGEMDADQLAETTMDPRHRTLRRVTVEGAQRAEEIFELLMGSDVAPRKDFIVAGADALDRSRIDA from the coding sequence GTGACGACGACCTCCTCGCAGTCCGGCTACACCGCCCGGCACCTCTCGGTGCTGGAGGGTCTCGAGGCGGTCCGCAAGCGCCCCGGCATGTACATCGGCACCACGGACAGCCGTGGCCTCATGCACTGCCTCTGGGAGATCATCGACAACTCCGTGGACGAGGCCCTCGGCGGCCACGGTGACCGCATCGAGATCGTGCTGCACGCGGACTCCTCGGTCGAGGTGCGCGACAACGCGCGCGGCATCCCCGTGGACATCGAGCCGAAGACCGGCCTGACCGGCGTCGAGGTCGTGTTCACCAAGCTGCACGCCGGTGGCAAGTTCGGTGGCGGTTCCTACGGCGCGTCCGGCGGGCTGCACGGCGTCGGTGCGTCGGTGGTCAACGCCCTGTCGGCACGGCTCGACGTCGAGGTCGACCGGGGCGGCCGGACGCACCGCATGACGTTTCACCGCGGCGAGCCCGGCACGTTCGACGACCGCGGCGGCATCGGCCCCGACAACCCGTTCGAGCCCTTCGTCTCCGGGTCCGAGCTGGAGGTCGCCGGCAAGGTCGCACGCGCGCGGACCGGAACCCGCGTGCGCTACTGGGCGGACCCGCAGATCTTCCCGAAGACGGCCGTCTTCGCCTACGACGAGCTGGTCACGCGCGCCCGCCAGACCAGCTTCCTGGTCCCCGGCCTGACGCTGACGGTGCGCGACGAGCGGGGGATCCCGGGCACGCCCGGAGCCGACGGCCCGCACGAGGAGACGTTCCTGCACAGCGGCGGCGTCGTCGACTTCGTGGACCACCTGGCGCCCGACACGGCGGTGACGGAGACGTGGCACCTGACCGGCTCCGGGGCGTTCACCGAGACGGTCCCGGTGCTCGACGAGCGGGGCCACATGACCGCGCAGGAGGTGGCCCGGACCTGTGACGTCGACATCGCGCTGAGGTGGGGCACCGGCTACGAGACCGAGGTGCGCAGCTTCGTCAACATCATCTCGACGCCCAAGGGCGGCACCCACCTCGCCGGGTTCGAGGCCGGGCTCCTGCGCACCATGCGCAAGGCCGTCGACGCCAACGCGCGACGCCTGAAGATCTCGGCGCGGGACACCTCCGAGCGCATCGAGAAGGAGGACGTCCTCGCCGGCATGACGGCCGTGGTGACGGTCCGCCTCGCGGAGCCGCAGTTCGAGGGGCAGACCAAGGAGGTGCTCGGCACCGGTCCGGTGCGGGCGATCGTCGCCAAGGTCATCGACAAGGAGCTCGGCGCGATCTTCGTGTCCCCCAAGCGGGACCACAAGGCGCAGTCGTCCCTGCTGCTGGACAAGGTCGTCGGCGAGATGCGTGCGCGGCTGTCCGCCCGCAAGCAGAAGGAGATCTCCCGCCGCAAGAACGCCCTGGAGACCTCGTCGCTGCCGGCCAAGCTGGCCGACTGCCGCAGCGACGACGTCGAGCGCAGCGAGCTGTTCATCGTCGAGGGAGACAGCGCGCTGGGCACCGCCAAGCTCGCGCGCAGCTCCGACTTCCAGGCGCTCCTACCGATCCGCGGGAAGATCCTCAACGTCCAGAAGGCGTCCGTCACGGACATGCTGAAGAACGCCGAGTGCGCCGCGATCATCCAGGTGGTCGGCGCCGGGTCGGGCCGCTCGTTCGACCTGGAGGCGGCGCGCTACGGCAAGATCGTGCTGATGACCGACGCCGACGTGGACGGCGCCCACATCCGCACCCTGCTGCTCACGCTCCTGTTCCGGTACATGCGCCCGCTGGTCGAGGCTGGGCGCGTCTTCGCCGCCGTGCCGCCGCTGCACCGCATCGAGGTCATCGGCGGGGGTGGGCGCAAGAACGAGTACGTGTACACGTACTCGGAGGCCGAGCTGGTGGCGACGCTGAAGAAGCTCGACCGTGCGGGCAAGCGCTACAAGGACGACATCCAGCGGTACAAGGGCCTGGGGGAGATGGACGCGGACCAGCTGGCGGAGACCACCATGGATCCGCGACACCGCACGCTGCGCCGCGTGACCGTGGAGGGTGCCCAGCGCGCGGAGGAGATCTTCGAGCTCCTGATGGGCTCCGACGTCGCGCCTCGCAAGGACTTCATCGTCGCCGGGGCCGACGCGCTCGACCGCAGCCGCATCGACGCCTGA
- a CDS encoding ArsR/SmtB family transcription factor: MSETETDTVLRALAEPRRRDILTALARDEVPVGRLAEEFDVTRSAVSQHLRVLEDAGLVTRRTEGTRNFYRSRPEGLAGLRAYLDRTWAASLDTARRLVEADAGVVDANGQEGSDRATA; this comes from the coding sequence GTGAGCGAGACAGAGACTGACACGGTCCTCCGAGCGCTGGCCGAGCCGCGGCGTCGCGACATCCTGACGGCGCTGGCGCGCGACGAGGTCCCGGTGGGACGGCTGGCCGAGGAGTTCGACGTGACGCGCAGCGCCGTGAGTCAGCACCTTCGCGTGCTGGAGGACGCCGGGCTGGTGACACGCAGGACCGAGGGGACCCGCAACTTCTACCGGTCCCGCCCTGAGGGCCTTGCCGGTCTGCGCGCCTACCTGGACAGGACGTGGGCGGCTTCCCTGGACACGGCGCGCCGCCTCGTCGAGGCGGACGCCGGCGTGGTGGATGCGAACGGCCAGGAGGGGAGCGACCGTGCCACCGCGTGA
- a CDS encoding polyprenyl synthetase family protein yields the protein MSPATRSLVDVEDVRSRIDELLARHVAQLRTVLAAASDDADVLADAVAQMLSGGKRLRAAFCYWSWRAHGGQPGTPAADAVLRVGAALELFQAAALFHDDVMDDSDTRRGFPAAHRAFAQRHGEQALTGDAERFGMSAAILLGDLTLIASEQEFAGALALQPVGRAERARVVFDLMRTEVTVGQYLDVLAQAMPWGDDPAGDEVRAREVIRAKAARYSVEHPIVLGASLADASEDDLEACRALGLPLGEAFQLRDDLLGVFGDPRSTGKPAGDDLREGKRTILTARAVARARARGDDATVHLLRDRLGDRALSEADVTVLADAIAGTGAPDDVELLIADLAGRAFTLMDARPWVDPARSQLIALAHAAVDRHA from the coding sequence GTGAGCCCCGCGACACGGTCCCTCGTCGACGTCGAAGACGTCCGGTCCCGCATCGACGAGCTGCTGGCGAGGCACGTCGCGCAGCTGCGCACGGTGCTCGCCGCGGCCAGCGACGACGCCGACGTCCTGGCGGACGCGGTGGCGCAGATGCTCAGCGGCGGCAAGCGGCTGCGCGCGGCCTTCTGCTACTGGTCGTGGCGCGCCCACGGCGGTCAGCCGGGCACCCCGGCCGCGGACGCCGTCCTGCGGGTCGGCGCAGCGCTGGAGCTCTTCCAGGCAGCCGCGCTCTTCCATGACGACGTCATGGACGACTCCGACACCCGGCGGGGCTTCCCGGCGGCGCACCGTGCCTTCGCCCAGCGGCACGGCGAGCAGGCCCTGACCGGAGACGCCGAGCGGTTCGGGATGTCGGCCGCGATCCTCCTGGGCGACCTCACGCTCATCGCCAGCGAGCAGGAGTTCGCCGGCGCCCTGGCGCTGCAGCCCGTCGGCCGGGCCGAGCGCGCGCGGGTGGTGTTCGACCTCATGCGCACCGAGGTCACCGTGGGGCAGTACCTCGACGTCCTCGCGCAGGCGATGCCGTGGGGCGACGACCCGGCCGGTGACGAGGTCCGGGCGCGTGAGGTCATCCGCGCCAAGGCGGCCCGCTACAGCGTGGAGCACCCGATCGTGCTGGGGGCCTCGCTCGCCGACGCGAGCGAGGACGACCTCGAGGCGTGCCGCGCGCTCGGGCTGCCGCTCGGCGAGGCGTTCCAGCTGCGGGACGACCTGCTGGGGGTGTTCGGCGACCCGCGCTCGACGGGAAAGCCCGCCGGGGACGACCTGCGCGAAGGGAAGCGGACCATCCTGACGGCGCGAGCGGTGGCCCGTGCGCGAGCCCGTGGCGACGACGCCACGGTGCACCTGCTGCGCGACCGGCTCGGCGACCGCGCCCTGAGCGAGGCCGACGTGACCGTCCTCGCCGACGCCATCGCGGGGACGGGCGCCCCCGACGACGTCGAGCTGCTGATCGCCGACCTCGCCGGGCGGGCCTTCACCCTCATGGACGCGCGCCCGTGGGTGGACCCGGCGCGTAGCCAGCTGATCGCGCTGGCGCACGCGGCGGTCGACCGGCACGCCTGA